The following nucleotide sequence is from Chloracidobacterium validum.
AGTGCCGAGAAAAGACTTTGCCAGCATAAGTAGCGATAACGACTGTGAGAATCAGTCGCGCCGTAAGCCTAAGGTTTCCTGAGTAAAGTTCGTCTGCTCAGGGTTAGCCGATCCCTAAGGAAAAGCCGAGAGGCGTATTCGATGGGTGTCCGGTGAATATTCCGGAGCTGAAAGCAAGCGTTTGAGCATGGGGCGACGCATTTTCAAGGGATAGACTACTGATGGAATAGTAGTTGAACGATTCCTGCCTGATCCGCAGGCAAATCCACGGGTCACAAGGGTAGGGATTGGGACGAAAGCTCTGCTTCGGCAGAGCGAAAGTATCTGGAGGGAGTGCCAAGAAAAACCTCGTTTGCGAGCTTGTTTTTCAATCGTACCGCAAACCGACACAGGTAGGCGAGGAGAGTATCCTAAGGCGCATGTGAGAACACTCGTTCAGGAACTCGGCAAATTGACCCCGTAACTTCGGGAGAAGGGGTGCCTGCTTCTGGCAGGCCGCAGAGAATAGCATCAGGCGACTGTTTACTAAAAACACAGGTCTCCGCTAAGTTGTCAAGACGACGTATGGGGGCTGACGCCTGCCCAATGCTGGAAGGTTAAAAGGAGGGGTGAGATCATATCAGGCTCTGAATTGAAGCCCCAGTGAATGGCGGCCGTAACTATAACGGTCCTAAGGTAGCGAAATTCCTTGTCGGGTAAGTTCCGACCCGCACGAATGGCGTAACGATCTGATGACTGTCTTAACGAGTGGCGCAGCGAATTTGTAGTACCGGTGAAGATGCCGGTTTCCCGCATCTAGACGGAAAGACCCCGTGCACCTTTACTACAGCCTGATATTGAACTGAAAAGTTTTTTGCGCAGGATAGGTGGGAGACGATGAGACTGGGCTTCTGGGTTCAGTGGAGTCACCGGTGAGATACCACCCTGAAAGCTTTTGAGTTCTAACCTACCCGTAAGGGAGAGACAGTGTCAGGTGGGTAGTTTGACTGGGGCGGTCGCCTCCTAAAATGTAACGGAGGCTCCCAAAGGTTGGCTCAAGGTGTTTGGAAATCACCTGTAGAGTGTAAAGGCATAAGCCAGCTTGACTGTGAGACAGACAAGTCGAACAGAGACGAAAGTCGGGCTTAGTGATCCGGCGGTTCCGAATGGAAGGGCCGTCGCTCAAAGGATAAAAGGTACGCCGGGGATAACAGGCTGATCGCCGCCAAGAGTCCACATCGACGCGGCGGTTTGGCACCTCGATGTCGGCTCATCGCATCCTGGGGCTGAAGAAGGTCCCAAGGGTTCGGCTGTTCGCCGATTAAAGCGGTACGTGAGCTGGGTTTAGAACGTCGCGAGACAGTTCGGTCCCTATCTGGTGTGGGCGTTGGAAGTTTGACGGAGGCTGACCCTAGTACGAGAGGACCGGGTTGGACCAACCTCTGGTGTACCTGTTGTTGCGCCTAGCAGCACCGCAGGGTAGCTAAGTTGGGTATAGATAAGCGCTGAAAGCATATAAGTGCGAAGCTAGTCCGGAGATGAGACTTCCCAATCAGGTTGGTAGAAGACTACTACGTTGATAGGCGAGAGGTGTAAGTGCAGTAATGCATTCAGCTGACTCGTACTAATAACCGATCGGCTTAACCACAAAATTTGTCGAATATGAACTAACCCCGATGGGGTCAACACTTTCGGTGGCCATATCGCGGAGGACACACCCGTTCCCATTCCGAACACGGAAGTTAAGCTCCGTAGAGTTGATGATACTGCGTGGGCAACTGCGTGGGAAAGTAGATAGCTGCCGGATCCATGGGCGAGGCCTAACCAGCCTCGCCCTCTTTGCATTTGGCTAGCAAAGAAAGCATCAAATGTATCTGATGCTGGTTGCCTTGCCTGCGAACCTTGACGTGCGCCGTCATGCGCGTGGCAACCTTCTCGCCCTCTACAATTTGGTCATTGACTTCAAATGAGTCCTCGTCATAAATGAAAGGGTTGTGAAAGTGCAGGATGCTCTGTCGGAATCCTTCAAGGTCGCGGTCACCTGCGGATGCGTGACCGACGTAGTTCGGAGCGAGCACCTCATCCAGCGCGGATAAGTTGCCGGCTGCATAGATATTGACCAACCTACGAAACACCGCCTTCTTGGACTTGGG
It contains:
- a CDS encoding nuclear transport factor 2 family protein, with the protein product MLYAVTGKPEQWEHYGLVVWNWHMLRELAMSVCYQRYDVRALSKERSVSTQAANDTPKSKKAVFRRLVNIYAAGNLSALDEVLAPNYVGHASAGDRDLEGFRQSILHFHNPFIYDEDSFEVNDQIVEGEKVATRMTAHVKVRRQGNQHQIHLMLSLLAKCKEGEAG